The Acropora muricata isolate sample 2 chromosome 4, ASM3666990v1, whole genome shotgun sequence genome contains the following window.
ACTTTAACTTTTGTATCTATTGTAATCTAATAATATTTCGTGTTTGGTAATAATTTGGTTTGTAATATTCAACTATGAGTAATGACTGTAACAAATCAGCGGATGAACATCTTAATTGCAACCAGCCATTAAAACATTGAGTTCAAATAATACACATGTATGTGTGCAAGATACATTTTCGTTTGTGTAACAAAGGAGCCGTCCTCTACAAACTTCTTATTCTCAACCTTTCTTGTTGTCGTAGGAGATGTGATAACAGAAGCTCAACCTGCTGTAGCTTCCCAAGCAGACATGCTTGAAACCATTGATATGGCAGCCCTTGAGGCTTGTAGTGCTATCACTGAGCCACCCAGGAAAGTTGAACAAGTGAGTGGAGgcaagagaaagaagaagaacactCAAGAGGATCTTCTGCAGTTGCAGTGCGAAACATTGCAACTGCAGAAGGAAACTCTGcttttgaagaaaagaaaacttgagctaGAAATCAACAAGCTGGAGATGTCTCTCGGTTATACaacataaataaattttttttgtacagCTGAGACAATGCCAGCTTGTTAATTTCTATCTCACTCATTGTTCTGAAAGGCTTCAGTTTGAAAAGTGGATTTGTGTTTTGTGGATATTTATTCATAATTTATATCACTGGATGGTGCATTGTTTGTTTGGATGTTTGGATTCCattcttgttatttttcatctggattttgaaaattattgatattgccTCAAATTTATCTTCACGGTGCAATTAATCCAGAAAATAATCACACCCCAACCATGAAAGGGAGTCTTTATGTGAACCCATTAGTCCAACATTTCAATCGCAGATACGATCGAACATTGCAATTGCAGATGCGATAACCGtgactggtggctcagttggatGAGCATCGGGCTGTAACGCAGGAGGTTGTGAATTTGACTCTGCCCGGagcaacactcagggtcttaaaataactgagtggagagtactgcctttgtaattacatctgcaaatggttagacatTCAATATTTTGGATTAATGTTTTTTCAGACAGTTTATTTGGcaaattcttgttttaattgcCCATCCCCCTCTCAGGAATCTCAATTAAATACGCGTAGAGGATGTGGTTGTTTTCTGGAATCACAGATTGTGATAAAAAATTATTGAGTGCATACCACATATTAAATATTaacatttacaaaaaaatttgtttacttgtattttttttttcatggtatgCGATGGTGTATGTTTCAAACATTAACCTCATTTCATGTTTCAATTTGattgtttttatatttcaaaAATAATAGGCGAAGCTTAGCCTGCATGCAGCTGGTTAATACTTTCTTTGATTCAGGGAAATAGGCCATTTTATAGTtgtcaatgaaaacaaagcttGGGCTGCCCCTTTTTGAGACAAACCTATCTACTTTCCTACGTAAATTCATATGTTTCTTCAGCTAACTAGTATTTAGTCAAAATAATTTCCATATGAAAAGCAGGTAGGTTTGTATGAAAACATTGCATTCAATCAGAGGGCAGTGTACAGAGCAaagaactgtaaaatggtctataaGTGGTGTTAACAAGTTGTGTCCAGGCTAAGAAAACTCAAAATCCAGAATTCTAAAAGAAATTATATTTAAATCATTTGTGAGCATTACTTCTGAATATAACAGTGGGTATAAGGAGTATTGAGAAAAAATAGAATTTATGGGAAAAGTGtcctttctttattttaagGTCTGTCTGATTTTAAAGTTAATAAGGAGTAATAATTGTCAAAAAAACATTCATGAACCTAGCAGTTTATCCttgccttttttcatttttgtatctTTTCACTTGGTTGCCTATATAGGTATGTAAACATGATACAAGTAACTTTGACGTAAAcaataaaagaatttcaaagaacTTCATATCATGTACAGCACAACAGCAATATGGTGAAACATTCAGAAGTAATGTTCACAAATGTAATCTCTAATTTGCAATCCATCTTCAGGACCATCATATGGGGGCACATCTGGTTGGTCATTTTCAAGCATGGCTTCTCCTGGATCGTACATATCATTTCGAAGGATTGCAATATTATGGAGAACTGCACAGGCTCCTATGAGCTGCGAAACTTTGACGGGATCCATGCGTATTTCAGAGTGCATGAGATGGAATCTTCTCTTGAAGATTCCAAATGACTGTTCGATTTTCACTCTGGTTTTGCCCAAGGCCTCATTGAAAGCCTCCTGGTGTTGTGTACTGGGGTGGGGATAGGGTGTCATTATAAAAGGCTTACAGCCATACCCACTATCACCAATCAGGAAACCATCTTCCAAGTCCTTTAACTCATCATTGAGCTTGTCATAAATAAGGCTGTCTTGGAAGATAAAGGAATCATGTGCATTCCCAGGCCATTTTGCCACCACATTGGTAAACATACCTAAAATGATAGTGAACAATTTTATGTAGTAGTGATTTTCGCTCCACTTCGTACTCCCTTGTGTTTGCTTGTTAATTCGAATGATCATTGTTGCACTGATGAGGCATTTGTTTTATAATCTACACATAGTAATGATATTAGAGGTGATGCTTTGTTTTATCAATAATGATTAGGAGATTCACTTTTGTATCCAGAGATATGAAATGCCCATGACTTTTGGCAAAAAGAGACTTAAACCTATGAACATCACCTATAATTTTCCCTACACCACTGTCCAAGGtaattcatttttaaaattttttttaatccagaCCCCAAGCACAGagtaattttttcaattttcaaaaaattaatgatctatGAAGGTTACTAGTGATGAAGTCGATATTTTGAGATACAACTCAATATTTTTTACTAAAATTTTGTACCACAGGGCACACAAAACAGATTATAGGGACTCTTTGACCCCAGTACCCTACTGTGTACTCACCTTTATGATCACAAATCGCTTGTACGTTCAGAGAATGATACCCTTTTCGGTTCACGAAGTCGTTTTCATTGACACGTGGCGCCTGAATGCGGATGTGTGTACAGTCAATGCACCCGATCACACCCGGGAAGCCGTTCTTGGCGAAGAAGGCCTGTTTGATCACAGTTTTCCTGTCTTCATCGGGCCAAACAATGAACATATGTTGGCGACGTACTAGAGCCTGTGATACTGCAGTTATGCATCGTGAGACCGTGGATTTTGGTAGTCCGAATGTATCGCCGATTACCTCTAGGAAACTTCCAGATGCGAAGAAACGTAAGGCTACAAGAACTTGAACAAGTGGCGAAAGTGCGTGATTACGAGCGGTGTTTCTCGCTAGATCATCGGACAACAAATCGACAAGGTAATTTATGGAGTCTCTACCAAAACGGAATCTCGACTTAACGTCGTTCTCGGTTAAGTAGTCATCCAAACGTGCATTAAAAAGCCTGAAACGCCGCGGTCTGGCTCGTCTTGCACCAGCAAGACGACCAAACAACAACATGTCGGCCATCTTGTTTTTGCGAATTTATCCCTGGAATAGCGATTTATTACCACCTCGCAAGGTGTAATAAATTTATCCCAGATTTATTCCCTGAATAGCGCTATTCCTTCTTTCAGGAACAGAAGTTATTCTGGGGATAAAGTTATCCCTAGAATAAGGCACATTTATACCTGGAATAGAGTTATGCCTCCTTTCAGGAACCGGCCCCAGAACCATTTCTTGACTTTTCCCGTACATCGAAACATCGACATTGGTCCAAACTTTCtataaaaaaatatctttttcgttatttggctttattcagagaaaaatttcgctctCCGGTGAAAACATTTTAAGCTTTGCTTagtgcaatcatttaccatataaggtcaaactaaggtatatgagctgataaccaagaatgagtgaaccaatcagagtacgcgaaatgcattatcagaggttgagaatttaataaattatatatataagcttttttattgtggaaataaaatttacctatttattattattattattattttcatttttgttgttattgttattatataaatatatatatacagtaccgctcaaagataagcgaaccatttAACGCGTTTGCAACGCGTTGTAAACTAAGGACCAACGCGTTGGTCGAAAAATCCAACGCGTTTGCAAACTAGTTTTTTACTAACGCGTTTggcctttgttattcaattttcacacCTTTAGGCTGCGTTGTCGGGATGTTAGAAAGCGACTGAAAGTTAATCGAGACAGAGTCAACAGTGTGTCAAAGCTGAGTTgcgaaaaatatgtttaaacaTAGAAAATATATGCTTCTATGGCAGTTCACGCTggtatgcttcgagcaactcggacaGGGGCGCTACTAACATTTGTAGGGAAAAAGCTAGCGACCTTTTAAACAATGTTTTATGTAGTTCGAAATAAATGTCTCTTTTGTATCGCCGTAAGTGATCGTGgagacattttctaagaatgaaaactctCGAACGACAATTAATTCACCATCTCGGTAACGGGAAGGTTAGGTGCGTGCAATTTCACCCACAATGGGAAGTTCGTTTTCGGACTAAATTAGAAAGTCCATTACTACAAATGAACTATTTAATTTGGTCGTTTTCATATTGAAGGTGAATTTCTATATTCATCTTGTCACGCTGGATTTTCACACGACAAGATTAAAACGTCGGTATGCAGATTCTCACGCTTGTGggtttcgaacgattttcggttgaaaagcaTGCAATGTGTCACTCCACttgtcataaaattattttcctcgTTGCCTTCgcttgatctttaaccattttcgcttgtatttaaCACTGTCTCCATACTGACCGCTCGATGCCTGACATTTCAGCTGCACGCAAAACCGTAAAACCACGCGCCACGGTTTACTGAGACC
Protein-coding sequences here:
- the LOC136915569 gene encoding putative nuclease HARBI1; the encoded protein is MADMLLFGRLAGARRARPRRFRLFNARLDDYLTENDVKSRFRFGRDSINYLVDLLSDDLARNTARNHALSPLVQVLVALRFFASGSFLEVIGDTFGLPKSTVSRCITAVSQALVRRQHMFIVWPDEDRKTVIKQAFFAKNGFPGVIGCIDCTHIRIQAPRVNENDFVNRKGYHSLNVQAICDHKGEYTDLEDGFLIGDSGYGCKPFIMTPYPHPSTQHQEAFNEALGKTRVKIEQSFGIFKRRFHLMHSEIRMDPVKVSQLIGACAVLHNIAILRNDMYDPGEAMLENDQPDVPPYDGPEDGLQIRDYICEHYF